The following is a genomic window from Cygnus olor isolate bCygOlo1 chromosome 11, bCygOlo1.pri.v2, whole genome shotgun sequence.
CCTGCTTCGCCTTCTGCTCCCGGGACCGCCGGTCTCCGATCACCGACATGGCCTGGCGGGACGAGCGCGGTCACGGCGGGGCgcggcaccgggaccccccggccgccccggccccccggccccccccccgccgccccccccccggcccccccccgccgccgcccccccccggccgcacCGTCTCGAGGTTGGAGCTCTGGATCTCCTTCTCCTCCGCGTAGTCCGTCACCCTCTCCAGGTCCGCCGCCCCGCTGTCGTGCTTCCGCGGCTTCTCGGCCGCCCTCCCGCCCGCCccgtcgccgccgccgccgccggagcCGTTGGGCTCggtctccagctccagctccacgTCCCCCTCGGCCGCCATCGCGCCGCCCGCACGCCCGCTTCCGGCCACGTGACGGCGGCGGAAGCAGCGAGAGGGCTCCGCCGGGCGGGAGCGGCGCCCCCGGGGCGCGAGAGCGCCCCCAGGCGGCGGGAGGCCGGCGGGCGGTGCCGGGGCGCTGCGCCCGCCCCAGGCCCGGGGGGGCCCGCAGGGGCCGTGCGCTGCTCCCCGCCTCGGTTCCCCCGCCTCAGCCCCCCCTCACCCGCACTTCCCCAGCGCCAGCCGTCGCCACGGCACCGGCAGTGCCACCGTGTCCCCATAGCCCCCCCGAAcacccccccaaaccccccccccccgaacacagccccccaacacccccccaAACACCCCCCCCAAACACAGCCCCCGAACACAGCCCCCGAACACAGCCCCCAAACACCCCCCCCGAACACAGCCCCCAAACACAGCCCCCAAACAccccccccaaacacccccCCCTAACACAGTCCCCGAACACCCCCCCGAACACCCCCCCCGAACACAgccccccaacacccccccaaacaccccccccaaacacccccCCCGAACACAGCCCCCAAACAccccccccaaacacccccCCAAACacagccccccccagcacagcccccccaCAGCCCCGTGCCCGGCCCCTCAGGGCCTCGCCGTGCCCGTGAGAGACCCGcggcgaggggctgcgggggctcaGCCGCTAAtccccccccggcccgctcCCCGGAGCAGATGGCGGGGCGGGACGAGCCGACAATCCCCCTAATCCCgccggggcagcggggctgagccGGGCCATGGCGGGCACGAGGGCGCGCGGCCGCCTCCTGCACTCGCTGCTGGGCCAGGTGGGACCCCGGGGTGAacgggggggccggggcggggggctgcgggtcTCCGCTGACTGCGCTGCCCCCCCAGCTGTGCTGCGGGtgtggctgcagcccctgccgcGGGCTCCGCGTGTCCACGGGCACCCGCGTCCTCTACACCCTCCTGCACGTCCTGGCCTCCACCGTGTGCTGCCTCACGCTGTCCCGCACCGTGGCACAGGCCGTGAGGGAGAAGGTGAACGGTGGAGCTGGGCGACCCCgggcgctgggggggctggggggggccgggggggctgggggggctgggagcagcgggGGTGCTGGCGGTGCCAAGGAGAACGGGGAGCCAGGGGCACTGCAGGTGCAGCCATTGCCCGGAGCGAGGGGGTGCCGGGGACGGCGAGGGCGTTGGGAGTGCTGGGGGCATCAGGGGTCCCACTGTGCTGAGGGTGCGGGGGGTGCCAGGGGTCCCCGCGGTGCGGGCGCACCGCCGGTCCCAGCCCCTCGCCGTGCCCGCAGGTGCCCTTCTCGgccgtgctgtgccagcacctgCCTGGCGGCACAGACTGCGAGCGGCTCGTGGGCTCCTCGGCCGTGTACCGGGTCTGCTTCGGCACCGCCTGCTTCCACCTGCTGCAGGCCGCCCTGCTCCTCAACGTGCGCTCCAGCACAGACTGCCGCGCTCAGCTCCACAACGGGTACAGAccggggaaggggccgggggctgccggggctgctggGCGCCCCCGTCCTGCATCTCGCTGCCCCGCAGGTTCTGGTTCCTgaagctgctggtgctggtggggctcTGTGCCGCCAGCTTCTTCATCCCTGAGGACGGCTTCATTCGAGGTGCGTCCCCCGCCCCGTCCAGGCCAGCCCCTGCCCGTAGCCCCAAGTCCCCCCCGCCTCGTGCCAGCCCCACCACCGccctctccccctgcagcctggcacTACGCGGGCGTCTGCGGGGGCTTTGCCTTCATCCTCATCCAGCTGGTGCTGATCACCGCCTTCGCGCACACCTGGAACAAGAACTGGTGAGTGCCGGCGCGGCCGGCTGGGTGCCCAAGTGCCCCAGGCTCTCACCCCTGTCCCGGCAGGCTGACAGGCGCTGCGCAGGACAAGCGCTGGTacctggccgtgctgctggccACCGCCGCCTTCTACACCCTTGCCTCTGCCGCCTTCTCCTTCCTCTACAAGTACTACACCCACCCGGCTGCCTGCCAGCTCAACAAGGCGCTGCTCACCGTCAACGGCAGCCTCTGCGGCATCGTGTCCTTCATTTCCATCACGCCCTGCGTGCGGCTCAGTGAGTACTGCACAGCGCCACACGGCACGGCGCTGCCTGGCGAGGTGCAGGGCTAGCTGCATCCCAGCACCGGGAGGGCAGCTGCAAGCTCCCAGCTCAGCACaagagcagtgggcacctggggaggccccagctcctgctggcccCATTCTGTGCCTTGGCACGGGGCTCTGGGCGGGAGACCCGCAGGAGGGGACTGCCTGGAGCCCACACGAAGCCTCTGACCCCTCTCCTTGCAGAGCAGCCGCGGTCAGGGCTGCTGCAGTCCTCCATCATCAGCTGCTACGTGATGTACCTTACCTTCTCTGCGCTGTCCAGCCGCCCTCCGGAGAGAGGTGAGTGGTCCCACCTTCTGTGGACAGCCAGCCCTTGGGACACGACCCCCCTCTAACCTCCACCTCCCTGCAGTGCTCTACAAGGGGCAGAACCTCACCGTCTGCTTCCCCGGCACCCGGCAGGATGAGCTGCAGACAGAGGACACAACCGTTGCTGTCCTGGGGGCTGCCATCATGTACACCTGCGTGCTCTTCGCATGGTACGTGTGCCTGTGGCACGGGGTGCAAGGGTACCCGGCATGTCACAGCGCACCCAGAACTGCCCCTTGTTGGGCACAGCCAGCTCAGCACCGTGTGGGgaccctgtccccagcctgtgGCATGGCCGGAGGAGCTGGGTTGTACCCAGAGGCATCTCCCGATGGGCAGGGGCAGCGTAACGTCCCCACGCCGGGCACAGCaagtctgctgctgctgtgtcaaTGCCAGGTGATGGTTCCgtggggtgggctggggctggcgcATTCCCTTGCGTTACGCCCTCTGCCTCTCTCCCGTGCACAGTAATGAAGCTGCCTGTCTTGCCGAGGTCTTTGGGCCCCTCTGGATGGTCAAAGTTTACAGCTTCGAGTTTAAAGTGAGTATGGACGGTGCCCGCCCCCACCTGCGCCCCACATCCTCCTGCCACAGATGCAGCACCCAGCGCCCTCCCGGGCCCCAGTTCCAGCCCCGGGGCAGAGGCAGGTTTGCCCAGCTCAGCTGGGGACTCTCCTGTGCTTACCCAGTCTGcgcctgctccctgcagccggGCAGCTGTGGCACCAGCAGGGCCAGCTCAGTCCAGATGCTGCGGGGCTGCCCAAgtggggcagcagctgtggggctgggctgccccagcagcagcagggaggggtgGCCACAGGTCCCTGCCTTTTCCCCCGCACCATCACCAGCTCGCCTCTCTGGCTCTCTACAGAAACCTTCCTGTTGCTTCTGCTGCCCAGAGAAGATGGAGGAGGAGCTGAGAGGTGAGTGCCAGCAGGTCGGGGAGAGGCTGCAGAAACGCACAAACGTGGGCACCAGCGTCAGACCCCAGGAGTGCTGGCCAGGACAGGGTGCAGGAGCTGTTGTCATCTTGCACTCTCCCAGGTGCAGAGCAGACGTGTGAGCAAGAGGAGCCTGCCAGGGGACAGTGCCTTGTCCAGGATGAGCGAGACCGGGTGGTCTACAGCTACTCAGCCTTCCACTTCGTCTTCTTCCTTGCCTCACTCTACGTCATGATGACCCTCACCAACTGGTTCAGGTAGGGCTCAGGGTGCtggccagcccccccccccttatcCTTGCTCCTTTTCCCTAACTCTGGTTGAACCAccctgcccaggctgcccacCAGCACTGTCAGCAGCCGGCTCTGACCCGCTCACGGTGTGGCCGTAGCCTGGTGCCTGTCACAGGCTGCTCCACGTCAGGCCAGTGTCACCAGTCCGGTCATGTGCTGGGCAAGCGTAGGGCTCTGTGCCTGCAGACCTGCGCTGCTTCGTCCAACAGCCCCTGCCCAATCCCCAGCGGATGCCGGGGTCACCCCTGTTGGTGTCCCTCGGGTGCTGACACCTGCCCTCTCCCACCAGCTATGAGAACGCGGTGCTGGAGACCACCTTCACGCATGGCAGCTGGTCGACGTTCTGGGTGAAGGCGGCTTCATGCTGGGCCTGTGTCCTGCTCtacctgtggctgctgctgagccccctCTGCCTCCACGGCTCCCCCCAGCACCGGCGGAGCAGCCCAGCCTTGCGTGTCCTGCGGCGGCGACGCGCCCCACACCGTATCAGTGTGTCCACGTAGTCCCTGCTGGGACGGACTGCGCCTGGCCCCGTGCACAGGTCATGCCGTGGTCCTGTGCCCGGGCCCCGCCTGACCTCGTGTCCCAGGAAAAGGCAGCATCAGAGCACCGCAGGGGGATCGAGGAGGTGTGCGCTCTGCTACACCAGCTCGCAGGGACGCTGGTCCTGCATTGAGCTGGAGCCGTCGAGGGGCCAGCCTGAGACCACCTGGGTGGCGGGTGCTCAGCCTCAGCCACAGCTGCGGTCCCTCCAGCTagggaggcagctcctgcccgtGCACCCTTCTGGCATCGCTGGCCCCCTGGCCTGGGGCCTGCCAGGAGAGCAGCGCTCTGCGCTGGCCACCTCCACTTCAGCTCGCCTGCCTGGCTGTGTGGTTATTGTAAATAGCTccttgaatacattttttttttttaatgtaaagctCTGAGTTAAGCCTATGCCATCTGCCCCACATGCACACAGCAGCCATGGGTCTGGCAACGCAGGTGCCAGCAacaccccagcagcccccagccctccggGGGCATGGAGCAAGGGGCAGGGGCCTGGCCTGAAAGGGAGCAGCCAGGGAGCGCCCTTGGTCCTGCCCCAGCTCACAGCCAGCACCAggccctgcacccagccctggcaccaggGCTGCTCCCGTCCCCATCTCCACCTGATCCCCGCgcccactccccccccccagctgcccctcTCCCACCACCGCAGTCACGCCAGGCTCCCACTCCACTCGCCGCGGCCGAGCCCAGCCCCGCGAAGaacggacggacggacagacggacggacagacggacggacagacggacagacggacggacggacggacagacggacggacagacggacggacggacagacggacggacagacggacagacggacggacggacggacagacggacggacagacggacggacggacagacggacggacagacggacagacggacggacagacggacggacagacggacggacggacagacggacggacagacggacggacagacggacagacggacggacggacggacggacggcCGCTGCCCCCGGCACCCGCCCATGCCCGGAGCGAGCCCGGAGGGGCCGGCGGCCGGAGGGCGCGGTACGAGCGCGGCCGCAGGAATGCAGACCGGCCCCgggcccccgccccgcccgcaaAGCAAACacggggggggcggccccggcggggccccgctgccgcccgaCGGGGGCCCCGCGCGGCGCCTCGCGCCCGACCGGGACCGTCGCGGGTCCGCCggcgccccgcgcccgccggcCCCAGGAGCGGAGCGGGGAGGGCCCCGTCCCGCCCggagcggggctgcccgggggctgccgcctgtgcccccccccggccatGCAGGGGCgcgggcggggcgcgggcgTCGCGCGGCTGCAGCAGCGGCTCGGGGCCGCCACGCAGGTacgggcgcggggcggggggcggccgcggccccgggctGCGCCGCCGGTGCCAGCGGGACTCTGCCCGCCCAGGAGAACGCCCGGCTGCGGCGCACCCTGCGGCAGGCCGAGGCCGGCgtctcccagctgcaggcagagctggagcggctgcggaAGGACCTCGGGCAGCGGGCGCAGCGGCGCACGAGGTGGCacgcggggcgcggggggcgaGGCGGGACCCCAGACCCAGCCCCTGCTTCGGCACGGCCCTGCCCCACGGGTCCCCCACACAGCCCTGGCCGTAGCCACGACGGCCCCGGTGCAGCCCCGGGCTCGTGCTGGGCCCGGGGCCAGGCTCCCGTCGGGAAGCGCTGCCCACCCAGCCGTGCTGCGAGCACCGGCAGCCGTCGGGAAGCCcgtgcagagcagctggcacGTCCCCACCGGCCTGCTGTTGGCCGCCCCTGTGACACCGGGTGTCCCGGGGCCGtcccagcacctctgccagccctgcggggccggggctggaaggctgtgggcagccccagccttcGGAGGCCCTGCCATGAGGATGCTGTgtccctgcagagagcagcaggccCTGCGGGAGCTGGCGGAGGAGAACCTGGCCTTCACGAGCTACGTCAGGACGCTGCAGTACGTAGGAGCCTGGCAGGGAAGCGGTGGCAGGGGACAGCTGCGGGGACCAGCTcctgtcccagcccctgccagcctgGGGCTCAGGCTGCTCCTCCGGGCAGGGCGACGAACAGGAGCCTGTGTGAGAGCAACGGCAGCCTgcgctcagccctgctgctgggctcctgcctgGGCCCCGGAGCGGTGAGTGCTGCGCGGcgcagcagggagggcagggacgTGGGCGCTGCTGGGGTTCCCCGCTCGCCCTGCCCGTGCCCCAGCTCAGGTGGGTCCAGCACGGGGGCTGCAGCCGGCACCCAGGGACCTGCCGCAGCCCCGGGTGCTGGGAGTGGTGGACGCCCCCCCAGGAGCCCCTCCGCACTGATGCCTCCCCTACAGCCATCgccccccctccagccccgcagccccctcgcTGACCCCTCACCCTGCCTCCCCGAGGACGCCCACAGCAGGTGAGCAGCGGGTGCGGAGGAGCAGGGACAGCCGTGGCCGCCCCTCCCTGAGCGCTGCCCTGGGCACAGGTACAGGGGGGGCGGCTCTCCacgcccccagctccccgcgaCAGGCCCCCGGCAGAACTCAGCCTCCAGCACGGACACAGCCTCGCTCAGCGACGCCGGCAGCTGGAGCTCGGAGGACGCCCGTCccaccagcccctgctgggGCACCCAGGTGAggccctgccccgtgccccagctggggagggggatgCCGCTCTGCCTACCCGtggcccccagcccaccccacgGGCTCAGAAGCCTTGTTGTGATGTTTGCCACCCTGCAGGACCCTGCGCCCCCGGCAGAAGGCTGCTGCCACCCTGCGCAGCACTGCTGCAAGAGGAAGCTCCCTGCCTTCCCACCGGAGGTAACCAGCAACGCCCCATCCGGTGCTcgcagcccagctggggaggggagcgggggcaCCCCCGCTGCGCCGTTCTCCCAatgccctcctccccccttctccccaggggtccagggcagcagaggagtctgctcccccctgccccatgtACCGGCTGGTGCTGGCAGGTGACAGCGGCACAGGCAAGTCCAGCTTCCTGATGCGCCTGTGCACGAATGAGTTCAGAGACGTCTCTGCCACACTAGGTACCAGGGCTGGGGTGGAGGGGCAGGGGCACAGGGAGCCGGGCCTGACTGCTCCTCCTGGCAGGGGTGGACTTCCAGataaagcagctgctggtggatGGGGAGCAAACTACACTGCAGATCTGGgacacagcagggcaggagaggtgAGCAGAGCCAGCCAGAGCCATGCCCGCCTCTGGCATCCAGCCGGCAGGGCTGGCAGGTCCCCACAGCTGGCCCCGGGGTGGGCAGGGGTCTTGGCCCCCCTGCAGtgacagccctgctgcaggtaCCGGAGCATCGCCCAGTCCTACTTCCGCAAGGCCCACGGCGTGCTGCTCCTCTACGACATCAGCTCCCAGAGCAGCTTCCTCAGCATCCGCCAGTGGATTGAGGACATCAAGGTAGAGGGGAGGATCCGACGGCCCCtgtggagcagggcagcagccctggggcttCCCTGGGGAAGGCTGTGCTGAGCCCCAGATGGtgctgtgggagcagcagcaaaccTGCTCCAGCTGGGCCGTTTGTGGAGCAGTGCCTGGGACCAGCCAGGCCTTGGGGAGCACCTGGACCAAAaagggcagagccctgcagccccagaggTTGCTCGAGCCAGGCTGTGCGCCCCGGAGCCACGAGCTGCCCCTCGCTCCAGCAGGCTGCTGAGACAGCGCTCCCGCTCATGCTGGTGGGGAATAAGACTGACCTGCGCCCCAGCCTGCCGGAGGCAGCGGGGGTCCGCACGGCCCACGGGCAGAAGCTGGCCATGGTGAGCAGCCACAGCTCAGGACGGGGCCCAGGAGGGCCGGGACCTCCCCCCGACTCGCCTGCTCTCCCCCAGGCCCACAACTGCCTGTTCTGCGAGACCAGCGCCAAGGACGGCACCAACGTGGTGGAGGCTGTGCTGCACCTCGCCCGGTGAGCAGCCCTGCGTGCCGGGTGTGCCGCGCGGCGCCCGGGCAGCGGGCCTGGCTGACGGCACCGCGCTTGGCCCCGCAGGGAAGTGAAGAGGACGGCGGGCTCGAGCAGCGGCCGCGGCGTCCGCCTGGACGTGAGCATCCCTCCCCCGAGGGCAGCTCCGCGCTGCTGCAGGGCCTAGCGCAGGAGGCGGGCGGGCTGCAGGACAtcgcccgcccccggccccgcccggcggctccccccggctcccggcccgccgcgccgcccgctgCCCCCGCAGCTCCCCCGCAGCCGCGCCGCCTCCCTGCGGGCGGCCCCCACTACAGCTCCTTCTACCCCAGACGCAGTCCTCCGCTGGTTTCATTCCTCCGGGCTTCCAGCGCATCCCCGTCCTTCCGCCGTCCCCCGGGCGTCTCCCCTCGCCTGCCCcgcccgggcccggccccccccgcacGCCCGCAGCCGCGGTCGGGGTCCCCCGAGGCGGCGCCCGCGGAGACCCGGCAGGCTGCGCCCTCCCCTCCCGGCCTCATCTTTGTTTCTCGCCGTGAGGCTGCGGCCGCTCCGCGGCGGCGCTGAGCCcctccgtccgtccgtccgtccgtccgctCAGCGCCGGGCGCGGCCGAGGCCGCGGCCCCAccgggcagccccgcggcgcGGCCCCATCCCGCCCTCCGGgcggccccagccccccccagcccgggcgcacagagggaggaggcagggccTGCAGGGCTCCACAAGCTACTTTAATAGGAGAGGGGCCCGGGGCGGGCGCAGGGCGCTGCTGCCGGGGcccccggcggggcggcccggccccggggctgcgctGGGCATCCTGCCggcgggcggcccggccccggggcttCAGaggcccggcccagccccgggCTACTTGGCGCCCTCCTTCTTCTCGTCGGccttcttctgcttctgctgcatgaTCTCCGAGTCCCTGCGGGAGAGCGCGTCGCCGGGCTGGCACCAGCACCACCGCCGGcacgggacggggacggggggggggtgccggcggggccggccgACGCTCACCTCTGCTTGCGGGCGGCGGCCGAGAGCCCGTCGTCCCGCCGCTTGCCCTTGCCCGAGTCGCTCTGCTTCTTCAGGTTCTTCTGCCGTGCCAGTTCGCGCTGGTTCCCGCCTGCCACGGCGCGGCCGCCTCAGACCGGCCCCGAGgcccccggcccagccccggggctcggccccggccccggctcggctcggcccagcccagcccgcgcccccggcccggccccaggGCCCGCGCTCCCTGGCGCGACGCCGctcccccggcccggcccggcccggccccctcCCCCCGCAGCGGTGGGTcgcggcgccgccgcccggcgctgcccggcccgcACTCACGGGTCATGGCGCCGCTCCCTCCCGCCCCGCGCTCCGCCGCCACGTCCCGCACTGCCCCCCCACGCCCCGCCCCGCACAGCTCTTTAAGGGCGCGCCGCAGCCAATCGCCGCGCCGAGCCTGGCCCCGTCGCGCTCCCATTGGCGCGCCGCGCCGGCTCGGCCCCGCCTGATTGGCCGCGGGCT
Proteins encoded in this region:
- the LOC121076010 gene encoding ras and EF-hand domain-containing protein-like isoform X7, giving the protein MRMLCPCREQQALRELAEENLAFTSYVRTLQATNRSLCESNGSLRSALLLGSCLGPGAVSAARRSREGRDVGAAGVPRSPCPCPSSGGSSTGAAAGTQGPAAAPGAGSGGRPPRSPSALMPPLQPSPPLQPRSPLADPSPCLPEDAHSRYRGGGSPRPQLPATGPRQNSASSTDTASLSDAGSWSSEDARPTSPCWGTQDPAPPAEGCCHPAQHCCKRKLPAFPPEGSRAAEESAPPCPMYRLVLAGDSGTGKSSFLMRLCTNEFRDVSATLGVDFQIKQLLVDGEQTTLQIWDTAGQERYRSIAQSYFRKAHGVLLLYDISSQSSFLSIRQWIEDIKCLGPARPWGAPGPKRAEPCSPRGCSSQAVRPGATSCPSLQQAAETALPLMLVGNKTDLRPSLPEAAGVRTAHGQKLAMVSSHSSGRGPGGPGPPPDSPALPQAHNCLFCETSAKDGTNVVEAVLHLAREVKRTAGSSSGRGVRLDVSIPPPRAAPRCCRA